AGCAAGAATTTGCTTTAAGTGACCAAGGCCTCGTGCTCGACGAAGACAATCGACTTTCTATTGACGAACTCAAAAAAATAGTCAAGAAGACACAAAGGATTTACCTCTGTAGTGATGGCGATATAGTTCCGCTTGAAGACCGCAGTTCAGGCTACTACAAACTTGTTCCTACGGATGGATCACCTCTACTAGAAATTAGTGGTGTTAAGATGCACATATCCAAGGGAACTGACCCTTTTGTTAGTGCTTCCGAGATGGCTCAGAAGGCGGTACGTAAGGGTGATAAGGTACTGGATTGCTGCAGCGGTCTAGGCTATGCGGCTATTGCAGCCCACCGAATAGGCGCAAGTGAGGTACTTACTATCGAGTTGAGCCCTGAGGTAATGGGGCTGCGTGCGCAGAACCCTTGGTCAAGTGATTTGGGGAACAAGGGGATTGTGCAACGACAGGGCAGTAGCTATGAACTGATCCCTACAATGCCTGCGGCTTCTTTTGATGCGGTCATTCACGATCCACCGCGTTTTTCCCTTGCTGGTGAGCTTTATAGTGAAGAGTTCTACCGACAGATCTTCCGAGTGCTACGCAAGGACGGGCAGCTTTTTCATTACACCGGAAATCCACACATAATAAAGAAGGGAAGCAGCTTTGTCGACGGTGTCATCCGCCGGTTAAAAGCAGCGGGCTTTAAGAACGTGGTAAAGGTCGATCATCTGATGGGAGTCAGTGCGCAGAAAAAATAGAATAAAGGGGAGCCGTAACAATTATTAATGATTCTTAATTTTGGTTGTATCCGGCTTCTTATTAGCGTGTGTTTTTTTAAAGCTTGAATTTGACCATCTTTATCACAAAATCAAAAAAACCTCCAAAGAGGAGGCTTTTTAACTATGTCGCTATAATCAAGAATACAACATTTATACCAAATAGAAAAAGAACCTAATTAGCAATAAGTTCAACAACAAGCCCACCTTTACCATCGGTATCTTTAACGTATAATGGGGCTATAAAAAGCTTGATCCTGTGTGATTTTTCACTAGCATCAAAAAAGTACATACTCGAAGGAACTGCTTTATCATTAGCTTTGTCAGTACAACCTGAAAATTTGAGTTCGTGCTTTACCAATTCGTATGCTCCGGCTTTTTCTGTATCCGTCTGTTTTAATTCTCCTTCAATAGTGCAGTCTAGAACGGTTTGGTGACCTTGTACTGTTGCGGTACCATCCTTGTTCGCGGTGAACTGTAAATCATAGCTTTTATCTTTTGAGGAAAATGAATACGTTTCTAGTTGTTCGAAGCTTTCGTGCTGACTAATTCGTTCTAAAGTGATTGATTCTCCAATGGTTAAACCTAGATCTTTCGCACTTTCATCTAATCTCTTAACAGTAAGTTTGATTTTTTTACCATTATCAATAAACTCGAAATTTACATCACCACGATCCCGATTTAAAGGCATGACACTAGTATGTTCAGTGAACATTGTAGCCCTTCCTGAATTATTAGCCTGAGTAATAAAGAATCGGGTTTTCCCATTTGTATCTTTTAAGGTAAAAGTTACAAGCATCAATGGAATATCCTTGGTGATTGTATAATTTTGTACCACTAAATTAATATTTTTTTGACTCCCATTAGAGCTTACTTCCACATAACCACCAGGAGTCGCTTGCACTCTTGGAACGGGCTTCTTAGCTTCTTTTGTTGGTGGTGTACTACCGCCACCACTGCCACAACCAGCCAGTAATGTAATAACCACAAGACATAAAGAAGATAATAAATATTTCATTTTAGCAATCCAATAAATAAAGATGCCGAGAATATACAGTACAGTCTATAAAGAGTCACGCATAATCAATAGCCCCCATAATCACCTTAATATACATTACAGTTTGTAGGTAAAATGTTATATTTACTTATCCAGATTTCATCAATATGTTACGGCTCTGGTTTCAAAAACTAACCCGCGAAGTTGGAGGTTAACGCCTAGTGGGGAGTCATTATGTCTAGGTATTCAAGGCTTCACTAGATGGTAAGCTAGAGGAAGTCGCTAATGGTAACGTATAGCTGTTATATCCGTTACTTATTTGGACGTTATGTACTAGGAGAAAAAATGGAATTTACTTTTGAAAAAGTGACTCACAGGGATCTAGATTTAATCCTTAAATTAGGTGAGTCAGTTAATGAAGAACATGTCGTGCCTCTACTTAATGCAGAAGGTCAGGAGGCGATTAGAATTGCGTTTAAGGCTGATATTGATCAGGTGAAAAATCCCGACATTTATTCGGCAGTTAAAGCAACTATTGGTAACGAAATTATCGGTTATATAGCTTGGCGGGAAGAGAACTACATTGGCCATCTTTATGTTAAAACTGAATATCATGGTTTTGGTGTAGCGAAACGACTAGTCGAAGAAATGAAGCAAATTAGTAGCGCAAGGTTGATTCGAGTCAAAGCATCTATTTATGCACTTGGTTTTTATGGGAAAGTCGGGTTTAAAGCAATGTCGGAGGAGTTGAGTATAAATGGCATTCGTTATGTGCCTATGGAACTCAATGTTGAACAACGGATATAGTCTATAAGAATAGGATTAGTTGAATAAACATGATGTTATGCGCATAGCGTTTTGAATCAGTTTAATAATGATGTTGGTGTTACTGATCTTTTAATCGAAATTGAAGATTGTCGAGCATAAGTGCATCATTTTCTATTTAATAATAGGGTATTGATATGGAAGAATATTGGAATCCGATGGTTCCCGAATTACTCGTTACTGATTTTGATAAGTCGCTAGCTTTTTATACACAAGTGTTAGGTTTCTCTATTCGAATTAGGCGAGACAAACCCGATTTTGTGTATCTAGAGCAAGGCCAGGTTCAAATTATGCTTGAGCAGATTAATGAGACGGCTTGGGTAACGGGTGAACTCGTTGCTCCCTTAGGGCGAGGTATTAACCTTCAAATCGAACTACCTGTTCTAGCCCCGCTTATAGGCCGTCTTGAACAGTATCAGGTTTCTTATTATCGTGAATTGAAAGAAACGTGGTATGACATCGGGAGTAAGATTTCTGGAGAGCGTGAATTTTTGATTCAAGACCCAGATGGTTATTTATTACGGTTTACTCAACACTTGGGTGAAAAGCCTAAGGATGTAACGTGAATGAATTTGATTGGCATAAAGATGCTATTTCTAACAGTACTTTGATTACATCGTCTTATAAGAACACTCAAAATGTTCGTCGGTTCTTTAAGTTAAACTGTGGCGAAAATTTTAAGTTTGATCGTAATTTCATGCTGTGGATGAAAGGTGCACAAGGATTAACTATGGGTGACGCAATCGAAGAGTGGCTTAGTTAAATACGAAATATCAGGAAAAGTCGGTGATATAGTACATTGCCACAGCAAGACTTGCAGAAAATCACTTTTTAATAGGAGCTGGCATGATCCAACTTAGGCCAATGACATCAGATGAATATCCCGCGTATTGTGATTATTTCATTGACGATTACAGCCATGAGATTTCTAAAAATTATGGTCACTCAATGGAGCGGGCTGTCGAATTAGCTCAGCAAGACCTAATACGT
This Moritella sp. 5 DNA region includes the following protein-coding sequences:
- a CDS encoding methyltransferase domain-containing protein, translated to MPNYYLHTANAKQALEAIAKGQTCVLLSADLNLSEQEFALSDQGLVLDEDNRLSIDELKKIVKKTQRIYLCSDGDIVPLEDRSSGYYKLVPTDGSPLLEISGVKMHISKGTDPFVSASEMAQKAVRKGDKVLDCCSGLGYAAIAAHRIGASEVLTIELSPEVMGLRAQNPWSSDLGNKGIVQRQGSSYELIPTMPAASFDAVIHDPPRFSLAGELYSEEFYRQIFRVLRKDGQLFHYTGNPHIIKKGSSFVDGVIRRLKAAGFKNVVKVDHLMGVSAQKK
- a CDS encoding GNAT family N-acetyltransferase, with the protein product MEFTFEKVTHRDLDLILKLGESVNEEHVVPLLNAEGQEAIRIAFKADIDQVKNPDIYSAVKATIGNEIIGYIAWREENYIGHLYVKTEYHGFGVAKRLVEEMKQISSARLIRVKASIYALGFYGKVGFKAMSEELSINGIRYVPMELNVEQRI
- a CDS encoding VOC family protein, which gives rise to MEEYWNPMVPELLVTDFDKSLAFYTQVLGFSIRIRRDKPDFVYLEQGQVQIMLEQINETAWVTGELVAPLGRGINLQIELPVLAPLIGRLEQYQVSYYRELKETWYDIGSKISGEREFLIQDPDGYLLRFTQHLGEKPKDVT
- a CDS encoding DUF6434 domain-containing protein; amino-acid sequence: MNEFDWHKDAISNSTLITSSYKNTQNVRRFFKLNCGENFKFDRNFMLWMKGAQGLTMGDAIEEWLS